The genomic region TTTTATACGCATCGACGTCCCGTTCCGCCGCTTCCTCCATGTTGACGCCATAGTGGCGGATGATCTGCTGGATGAACAGATTTTTCCAGGCCTTGTTTTCGCAGTGGGTCAGATGGCTCATCAGACTGGAAAGACCGTGATGAGGCAATAGGTATTGAGGCAGTGTGGTCAGGGCTTCTTTCAGATTCATCGAGACTTCTTTTAATGGATTGTGTTACCGCTCCGGAACGCCGCCGCCATTCAGGAGCGGTTGTTTCAGGGTCTGAGATTGGATTGTGGAGAGCTTGAATCAGGGCAGTACGACCTGTTCCGGCGCCTGCCATTCGCTGTTTTTATGCTCAGCGACGACGGTGGTGTAGATGCCGCCGCGGACGTTGAAGACGGCGCGGACCCGCATGAACTTGGGCTCGATGGCTTTTACCAGGTCGTCCAGGATGAAGTTGGTGACGGCTTCGTGAAAGGCGCCCTGGTTGCGGAACGACCACATATAGAGCTTGAGCGCTTTCAATTCGATGCAGTATTCGGAAGGCACGTATTCGATATGGATCGTCGCAAAATCCGGCTGCCCCGTTTTCGGGCAAAGGCAGGTGAATTCCGGAATGTCGATGCGGATGGTGTAATCCCGGCCGGGTTGCGGGTTGACGAAGGTTTCGAGTTCTTTGCTGGGTACGGTGGTCATGTCGAAAAATAAATTTACAAGGAGTAGGGTATTTTATCAGTTATTCGGTTCGATGCCATCTGTGACAAGTCGGGCACTCGCCGGAAAAAGCCCGTTTAAGTCGTGGCTCGCCTCCGGTTGGCCATCCGCTGCGGAGTTCCGGTAAGGACTTTGTCATCCGGCGGTCTTGCTTCAGCTTATCCTTGATCCTTTTTTTTGGCGCGATGATCGATGATGTCCTTGACCACCGAAGGGTCGGCCAGGGTCGAGATATCGCCGAGGCTGTCGATCTCATCGGCGGCCACCTTGCGCAGAATGCGGCGCATGATTTTGCCCGAGCGGGTTTTCGGCAGGCCCCGCGCCCATTGGATGATGTCCGGATGGGCAATCGGGCCGATCTCTTTCCGCACCAGTTCGACCAATTCTTGCCTCAACTGTTCCGTGGGTTCGACGCCCGCGTTGAGCGTGACGTAGGCGTAAATGCCCTGGCCCTTGATCGCGTGCGGATAGCCGACCACGGCGGCTTCGGCGACCTGTTCGTGAAGCACGAGCGCGCTTTCGATTTCCGCCGTTCCCATGCGGTGGCCGGAGACGTTGATGACGTCGTCGATGCGGCCGGTGATCCAGTAATAGCCATCGGCGTCGCGTCGGGCGCCGTCGCCGGTGAAATAATGGCCGGGGAAGTTTTTGAAATAGGTGTCGATGAAGCGCTGGTGGTCGCCGAATACGCTGCGCGCCTGACCCGGCCACGAGCGGCTGATGACCAGGATGCCCTCGGCGATGCCTTCCTGGATGGCGCCGGTATTGTCCACGATGTCGGGCAGGATGCCGAAAAAGGGCAGGGTGGCCGAGCCCGGTTTCAGCGGCGTCACGCCGGGCAGAGGCGTGATCAGAATGCCGCCGGTTTCGGTTTGCCACCAGGTATCCATGACCGGGCAGCGGCCGTTGCCGACGACGTGATAATACCACTCCCAGGCTTCCGGGTTGATCGGTTCGCCGACGCTGCCCAACAGTCTCAGACTGCTGCGCGAGGTACGGGCGACAAAGTCGTCCCCTTGCGCCATCAACGCGCGGATCGCGGTCGGCGCGGTATAAAAAATGCTGACCCGGTGCTTGTCGATGATTTGCCAGAACCGGCTGGCGTCGGGATACGTCGGCACGCCTTCGAACATCAGAGTCGTGGCGCCGTTGCAGAGCGGCCCGTAAATCGTATAGCTGTGGCCGGTAATCCAGCCGATGTCGGCGGTGCACCAGTAAACGTCGCCGTCGTGATAATCGAACACGTATTTATGGGTCATCGCGGCATACAACAGATAGCCGCCGGTAGTGTGCAACACGCCTTTGGGTTTTCCGGTGGAGCCGGAAGTATAGAGAATGAACAGCGGATCTTCGGCATCCATCGCTTCCGGCGGGCACTCGTCGTCGGCGTTCGCCATTGCCTCGTGATACCAGAGATCCCGGCTTTCCTGCCAGTCGACGGCGCCGCCCGTGTGCCGGATGACGACGATTTTTTCGAGTCCCGGGCAGTCCTTTGCCGCTTTGTCGACGTTGGCTTTGATCGGGATGGTTTTGCCGCCGCGGTAGCCTTCGTCGGCGCAGACCAGGAAGCGGCAGTCCGCGTCGAGGATGCGGTCTTTCAGCGATTCGGCAGAAAAGCCCCCGAACACGACCGAATGGACCGCGCCGATGCGGGTGCAGGCAAGCATCACCGCGGCCGCTTCCGGGATCATCGGCAGATAGAGGCAGACCCGGTCGCCTTTGCGAACGCCTTGCGCTTTCAACACATTGGCGAAGCGGCAGACTTCCCGATGCAGCTCGCGGTAAGTGATTTTTTTCTGTTGCGAAGGATCATCGCCTTCCCAGAGGAGGGCGGCCTGATCGCCGCGGCGTTCCAGATGCCGGTCCAGGCAGTTGAAGCTGACGTTCAGTTGGCCGCCATCGAACCAGCGGATGTGGCCGCTCGTAAAGTCGCAGTCCATGACACGGTTCCATTCCCGGCTCCAGTCGAGAAAATGCCGGGCCTGCTCGGCCCAGAACGTTTCCGGGTCGGCGACCGATTGCCGGTACAAGGTCCGGTAAGCCTCTCCGGAGAGATGGGAATGGGC from Methylosarcina fibrata AML-C10 harbors:
- the queF gene encoding preQ(1) synthase; translated protein: MTTVPSKELETFVNPQPGRDYTIRIDIPEFTCLCPKTGQPDFATIHIEYVPSEYCIELKALKLYMWSFRNQGAFHEAVTNFILDDLVKAIEPKFMRVRAVFNVRGGIYTTVVAEHKNSEWQAPEQVVLP
- the acs gene encoding acetate--CoA ligase; translated protein: MSDIKLYPVTPETAAHSHLSGEAYRTLYRQSVADPETFWAEQARHFLDWSREWNRVMDCDFTSGHIRWFDGGQLNVSFNCLDRHLERRGDQAALLWEGDDPSQQKKITYRELHREVCRFANVLKAQGVRKGDRVCLYLPMIPEAAAVMLACTRIGAVHSVVFGGFSAESLKDRILDADCRFLVCADEGYRGGKTIPIKANVDKAAKDCPGLEKIVVIRHTGGAVDWQESRDLWYHEAMANADDECPPEAMDAEDPLFILYTSGSTGKPKGVLHTTGGYLLYAAMTHKYVFDYHDGDVYWCTADIGWITGHSYTIYGPLCNGATTLMFEGVPTYPDASRFWQIIDKHRVSIFYTAPTAIRALMAQGDDFVARTSRSSLRLLGSVGEPINPEAWEWYYHVVGNGRCPVMDTWWQTETGGILITPLPGVTPLKPGSATLPFFGILPDIVDNTGAIQEGIAEGILVISRSWPGQARSVFGDHQRFIDTYFKNFPGHYFTGDGARRDADGYYWITGRIDDVINVSGHRMGTAEIESALVLHEQVAEAAVVGYPHAIKGQGIYAYVTLNAGVEPTEQLRQELVELVRKEIGPIAHPDIIQWARGLPKTRSGKIMRRILRKVAADEIDSLGDISTLADPSVVKDIIDHRAKKKDQG